A genomic stretch from Xiphophorus maculatus strain JP 163 A chromosome 16, X_maculatus-5.0-male, whole genome shotgun sequence includes:
- the LOC102217257 gene encoding BAH and coiled-coil domain-containing protein 1-like isoform X1, which translates to MEGRDFAAPAHLLSERGALVHRAASRIAPSGHSSVQHAGHFPPGKYYPSHIPMAPHSGSGLMGNSSASFMGTFLASSLGSPPSHPPHPSRPPSSPSSPSFRGGPHSSASQIWFPHSHEGPGYPRFSGSLAHTFLPMSHLDHHANSGVLYGQHRFYDTQKENFYLRGLPSQPSLISANHSLPSMSRTGSGHSQGSCSRDRDPGLGAGIHKGLKEGSVERGVVPVKDKERSSGKQDAKERQQQQQQHQNHQTPQTTHHHHSHTHQQQSHYPQHPLPLEEVNSRALERHKASLTMEYTKDHHQTMSKPLSACLHNGKMPNGDPGTTTGSKVSLPSCGGEGTGLRSMVDGGSSQGRHIGSNVNGRCTKEGVSGEMRISEQPSDCLERGQAPLHHSLPYSVPPPLHMGSAAGGAHSHPHPHAHPHSHPHPGGFHCLQLHPSHPHHPHHSHHTHHHPDFFCPPPPAPLANPASQDRGTINVGREPKVTGPTFVPSVADLGDKTNGPFQLGNPDCQGVVNGGGSTSKDKAIEKGGSGHHSNWQRKQQQQHPYRKTEKSLDWMQSHHQHVQPSQLPPQPQQQQQKTPHSQQQHQVVRSRSAECINSSVDMDVFRPSLSQGPKAGHSVPHSVNSSPYRDCSHQGPPPNSSPLGNKNMGQHVGPGAAHTSGGSCSLQREGQKVARIRHQQHGRPGPDAPSPAELNQSNNQELKRKMDMSPYGYNNNSGQHHHQQPPVPPWGMRPPHHMSQPEEEQRRSYMELGGSGGQHSQRQQQQQQQGLGLPPQQPPPAPTLSQQQPQQQPDGQGPTQGESSAMKSLLKYSNQQQPLLLSQKSPFGGLGSLKSGPSGGSCALQGNKQTLPSRKGPADGERPDYSVRSRETGEAGHVENEVRQPPVGIAVAVARQREPPCRSGDSHPNSRQGRVHNSVKGLPRSMYPVDPNEEERKRLNEEQMGLNCLDRDRDPYIRDNKERVEFARIHPSTSCHGDLTSHLMVPGGTSLQSGQLGDPAAHSAHHHWMPRTGSPSLWMTGHSYAGIGHTPLHQNLPPGFSSAMPGPLQPVLPLPQDPSAQLVVLPSEPAPHPAPHHLDVIEQQGLWPPVYSARGPPSHMQHPAVYSRSQFLRQQELYAFQQHQQLQHQHQNHQSQQLQLPPQPQQQHRAAHTMQHQSTHNEQIHKRPDEPSDELEELITEPRPSKPAKNYSYNPPQRSNSPPGACATHLSPCYQSPSLRQHPRSTPSTPCPAPSPMAATPHSPAISPAPPQMLKGPESQDKRGEGQAPQDYPESLEPDLPPGYTYPAIALGYRNGPSPQDVRLAQPADLEAVQAEPPEHAPQSLAGLEEELDCQVPVMPLTEPLPLKEVQPGEEESMDERALQLREEVEVAAGVNYVPEEEGADEERSAEADVLSCPPVVSSVCETASCPVPLVTEQPSGPHAVITLEEEDDEEVVGEESQVLHDQKVNLHAEESEMPAIIDLDPASPAVYESPCSQPEAAKESEHENKMTQEDAAVEFLCPSPASTSACSNGEEAVAVPCKPYVPCYWSLELLIAAAFCTDVPPFPLFSNSTPSTVLSQCAPNKGMELLSELADLELQQMKHICGKTPEEDLLMFDLQSLATLATARALEAGSQESSKTGPQQSFSARRIFNLRRKFSWAPRNEPVCPAKVSMETMDGPELEMRVKLADIQRRYKEKQKELAKLQRKHDHQKEETPRSPARRGPGRPRKRKPTLTTGPVSSNEGQRKVKSAGVGLSSSPEDLGGGGETQRRKKRLSSQGFERISTVQIKAQGCRKSSVHSVLSSKLAGDVAQLKQKAPVKRNLSGTGSRDKEGSPCSLNLKHAQRSQGGIKGESRRESGGQSDTGASVDSTTQESWSGQVRHGSKKGSTQGQGSSYFHQARSKVLRGQRQEAAKEEESSSAESDSSDQEDEEEEGSYETDEGQDFRSQPTRDITSGPSMMGPSPSSIVKLEANQKARNKKQRQELYGSQILSVAESEVKVKKKPNNRLGIGPAVKNLQHQRPEGGRRTCGPRSKESRWGSLGTRGNRYRKTFGMATFPTTSERLKRATRKSTMLRGAISKRRSCWSVGASSMQNNDGSRGQNSMDQQSKGRAVSRLLESFVADEGFQIDGSSFSEEEEDRGLSNKRNLKIPNCILTKEHLCDGLKVLISKEDELLYAARVHTLEIPDIFSIVIDGERGNRPRIYSLEQLLKEAVLDIRPESEAVLSDGTRVCAYWSERSRCLYPGYVCRGGSVDEGKPGVMVEFDDGDRGKISLPNIRLLPPGYQIQCGESSPALLAPSGTSAKRSSSLEQAPISDRPSDRLSSTISLSNTQNLTVIKRRPGRPKGSGKKQKQQQAENANKNPPAFLGWSSLGNTRKRPADSLFQFNGAPRKALRGKDDALFSSPQTQSLTSQPTKGLFSSSSFEVDSFRSIANGYSSFCSQSAGAGPGLSMVPRTGMYNEKRRQDDMVAPRSRKSGQEFLIKLDHEGVTSPKTKNSKALLLKSEYSSVSSMPKTEAYSHPVLLVKDNKKGGASRVELLLKGTTPQRKPSPSLRQEKYGDLGFSSHRECHPSYSDLDDEEEEEERRRAALAAATGGLRMPGRFLSRLSVSSSSSGSSSSSSSGSLSSSSLCSSDNDSSYSSDDEDSSALMLQSCLSSHQGLLPSAEPSTSSRPRQHSFVAKAVAVSSAKGGPSEQLSNSKPLKRKECMAGVSKPTKECMKKPRMLPDDTSFIPRPKVSAFLAGRQMWRWAGNPTQRRGLKGKARKLFYKAIVRGRDTVRVGDCAVFLSAGRPNLPYVGQIENFWESWTSRMVVKVKWFYHPEETKLGKRHRDGKYALYQSCHEDENDVQTISHKCRVVSREEYECLTRNQKPNSSYPDLYYLAGTYDPTTGQLVTVEGVSIMC; encoded by the exons GTCCAGGATACCCTCGATTTTCAGGGAGTCTGGCCCACACTTTCCTTCCAATGAGCCACTTAGATCACCATGCCAACAGTGGTGTTTTGTATGGGCAGCACCGTTTCTATGACACACAAAAAG AAAACTTTTACCTGCGGGGTCTCCCATCCCAGCCATCACTcatttcagccaatcacagcctgCCATCAATGTCTAGGACAGGTTCAGGACACTCTCAGGGGTCCTGCAGCAGGGACAGAGATCCAGGCTTGGGGGCAGGTATACATAAGGGTCTTAAAGAGGGATCAGTAGAGAGAGGAGTGGTACCTGTCAAGGACAAGGAAAGATCCAGTGGAAAACAAGATGCTAAAGAgcgacagcagcagcaacagcaacaccaGAATCACCAGACACCTCAGACCACGCACCACCACCATTCCCACACCCATCAGCAGCAGTCTCACTATCCACAGCACCCACTGCCATTAGAGGAGGTCAATAGTCGAGCGCTGGAGAGACATAAAGCATCGCTTACTATGGAGTACACTAAAGATCACCATCAGACTATGAGCAAGCCCCTTAGTGCTTGTTTACATAATGGCAAGATGCCAAACGGAGATCCAGGAACGACAACAGGGTCGAAAGTCTCCTTGCCAAGCTGTGGTGGAGAGGGCACAGGCCTTCGATCTATGGTAGATGGGGGGAGCAGCCAGGGCAGGCATATAGGGTCCAATGTCAATGGTCGCTGCACCAAAGAAGGGGTAAGTGGTGAGATGAGGATTAGTGAACAGCCTTCAGATTGTCTGGAAAGGGGTCAGGCACCACTTCATCACTCTCTGCCCTACTCAGTACCTCCACCCTTACACATGGGCTCTGCTGCCGGAGGGGCACATAGTCATCCCCATCCTCATGCTCACCCCCATTCACATCCTCATCCAGGGGGATTCCATTGCCTTCAGCTCCACCCCAGCCATCCACACCACCCACATCATTCCCACCATACCCACCACCATCCAGATTTTTTCTGTCCACCCCCACCTGCTCCTTTGGCCAACCCTGCCTCACAAGACAGAGGGACAATCAATGTAGGACGGGAGCCTAAAGTCACAGGGCCAACATTTGTACCATCTGTGGCAGATCTAGGGGACAAAACAAATGGACCGTTCCAGCTTGGTAACCCTGATTGCCAGGGTGTGGTAAACGGCGGAGGCAGCACCTCCAAGGACAAAGCAATTGAAAAAGGTGGAAGTGGGCACCATAGTAACTGGcagagaaaacagcaacagcagcatccATACAGAAAGACAGAGAAGTCTCTAGACTGGATGCAGTCTCACCATCAACATGTTCAGCCCTCACAGCTTCCTCCGCAACcccaacagcaacaacaaaaaacgccCCATTCTCAACAACAGCACCAAGTTGTACGATCACGTAGCGCAGAGTGTATTAATAGTTCGGTGGACATGGATGTGTTCAGACCTTCGCTTTCCCAGGGACCAAAGGCGGGGCATTCTGTCCCTCATTCTGTCAACTCCTCTCCTTACAGAGACTGTTCCCATCAGGGACCTCCACCTAATTCTTCCCCacttggaaacaaaaacatgggaCAACATGTAGGGCCTGGAGCAGCCCATACTTCTGGAGGCAGCTGCTCATTACAGAGAGAAGGCCAAAAGGTAGCTAGGATTCGTCACCAGCAGCATGGCAGACCTGGCCCTGATGCTCCTTCTCCAGCTGAGCTGAACCAGAGTAACAATCAGGAGCTTAAGAGAAAGATGGACATGTCTCCTTATGGGTATAACAACAACAGTGGGCAACATCACCATCAGCAACCTCCTGTACCTCCGTGGGGAATGAGGCCTCCACATCACATGTCACAAcctgaggaggagcagaggaggtCGTACATGGAGTTAGGAGGTTCTGGTGGACAACACTCACAAcggcaacagcagcaacaacagcaaggATTAGGGCTCCCTCCTCAACAGCCCCCACCCGCACCCACTCTCAGTCAGCAACAGCCACAGCAGCAACCGGACGGCCAAGGTCCTACTCAGGGCGAGAGCAGTGCCATGAAAAGTCTGCTGAAGTACAGCAACCAGCAACAACCATTGCTTCTTTCTCAGAAGAGCCCATTTGGGGGTCTGGGAAGTCTCAAATCGGGTCCATCAGGGGGTAGCTGTGCTCTCCAGGGCAACAAGCAGACTCTCCCTTCCAGGAAGGGTCCTGCTGATGGTGAGCGCCCTGATTACAGTGTAAGGAGTAGAGAAACGGGGGAGGCGGGTCATGTGGAAAACGAGGTGCGGCAGCCACCAGTGGGAATTGCAGTAGCAGTCGCCAGACAAAGGGAGCCGCCATGCCGTTCAGGAGACAGTCACCCCAACAGCCGGCAGGGACGAGTACATAACTCTGTGAAAG GATTGCCCCGCTCTATGTATCCTGTGGATCCCAATGAGGAGGAAAGGAAAAGGCTAAATGAAGAACAAATGGGTCTCAATTGTCTGGATAGAGATAGAGACCCATACATCAG GGATAATAAGGAACGTGTGGAGTTTGCAAGGATCCACCCTTCCACCAGCTGCCATGGAGACCTCACCTCCCATCTGATGGTCCCTGGTGGGACATCCCTCCAGTCTGGTCAGTTAGGAGACCCTGCTGCACATTCTGCTCACCATCATTGGATGCCAAGAACTGGAAGTCCATCCCTTTGGATGACAGGACATTcttatg CAGGTATAGGTCATACACCGTTGCATCAGAACCTGCCTCCAGGTTTTTCTTCAGCCATGCCAGGCCCTCTACAGCCAGTCCTTCCTCTACCACAGGACCCCTCAGCCCAGTTAGTGGTCCTTCCCTCTGAGCCTGCACCCCATCCAGCGCCACATCACTTGG ACGTGATCGAGCAGCAAGGGCTGTGGCCCCCTGTGTATAGCGCGCGGGGCCCACCCTCCCACATGCAACATCCTGCTGTGTACTCCCGATCTCAGTTTCTACGGCAACAGGAGCTGTACGCGTTCCAGCAGCACCAACAGCTCCAGCATCAGCACCAGAATCACCAGtcgcagcagctgcagctacCTCCTCAGCCTCAACAGCAACACAGGGCTGCACACACCATGCAGCATCAATCCACGCACAATGAACAG ATACACAAGAGACCAGACGAGCCGTCAGATGAACTAGAAGAACTGATTACAGAGCCAAGACCATCCAAACCTGCTAAGAACTACTCGTATAACCCCCCACAGAGGAGCAACTCACCCCCTGGAGCCTGTGCCACTCACTTGTCCCCTTGTTACCAATCCCCCTCACTGCGCCAACATCCCAGAAGCACTCCTTCTACACCCTGCCCAGCACCCAGCCCCATGGCGGCAACCCCTCACTCTCCTGCAATCAGTCCTGCACCACCTCAGATGCTCAAGGGTCCTGAATCCCAGGATAAGAGGGGCGAAGGACAGGCCCCTCAAGATTACCCAGAATCTCTGGAGCCTG ATTTGCCTCCAGGATATACATACCCAGCCATTGCCCTGGGATACAGAAATGGACCATCCCCGCAGGATGTTCGCCTGGCTCAACCGGCTGATCTGGAAGCGGTCCAAGCAGAACCTCCAGAGCACGCTCCCCAGTCTCTTGCTGGTCTAGAGGAGGAGTTAGACTGCCAGGTGCCAGTCATGCCCCTCACAGAGCCACTCCCACTCAAGGAAGTGCAGCCAGGAGAGGAGGAAAGCATGGATGAGAGAGCCCTACAACtgagggaggaggtggaggtcgCCGCGGGAGTCAACTATGTGCCTGAAGAGGAGGGGGCCGACGAAGAGCGTTCAGCTGAGGCAGATGTGCTTTCTTGCCCCCCAGTTGTGAGCTCAGTCTGTGAGACGGCTTCCTGCCCAGTTCCTCTTGTGACAGAGCAACCCAGTGGGCCACATGCTGTCATTACTTTAGAGGAGGAAGACGATGAGGAGGTGGTGGGTGAGGAGAGTCAGGTGCTACATGATCAAAAGGTCAACCTACATGCAGAGGAGTCAGAGATGCCTGCCATCATAGATCTTGACCCCGCTTCCCCTGCTGTCTATGAGTCGCCATGCTCCCAGCCAGAGGCAGCAAAGGAGAGTGAGCATGAGAATAAGATGACCCAAGAAGATGCTGCAGTAGAATTTCTGTGTCCTTCGCCTGCCTCAACCTCCGCCTGCAGCAATGGCGAAGAAGCTGTTGCTGTGCCCTGCAAACCTTATGTGCCCTGCTACTGGAGTCTGGAGCTGCTGATTGCCGCTGCTTTTTGCACAGATGTACCCCCATTCCCCTTGTTCTCCAATAGCACACCATCAACTGTGCTATCACAGTGCGCCCCCAACAAGGGCATGGAGCTTCTAAGTGAGCTTGCAGatctggagctgcagcagatgaAGCACATCTGTGGAAAAACCCCTG AGGAGGACCTGCTCATGTTTGATCTCCAAAGTCTTGCCACCTTGGCGACAGCCCGCGCCTTGGAGGCAGGATCACAGGAGAGCAGTAAAACTGGCCCACAGCAAAGCTTCTCAGCTCGTCGTATCTTCAATTTACGAAGAAAGTTCAGCTGGGCGCCTCGTAATGAGCCG GTATGCCCTGCTAAAGTTAGCATGGAAACAATGGATGGCCCTGAGCTTGAAATGCGTGTAAAACTGGCTGATATACAACGTCGctacaaagagaaacaaaaggagCTAGCCAAACTTCAGAGGAAGCACGATCATCA GAAGGAGGAAACACCTCGAAGTCCTGCAAGGCGAGGGCCTGGACGTCCAAGGAAGAGGAAGCCCACCCTAACCACGGGTCCTGTGTCCTCAAATGAGGGCCAAAGGAAAGTCAA GTCGGCGGGGGTGGGGCTCAGCTCATCCCCTGAGGACCTGGGAGGGGGCGGAGAGACCCAGAGACGGAAGAAGAGGCTGTCCAGTCAAGGCTTCGAGCGAATCAGCACTGTACAG ATAAAAGCACAGGGCTGCAGAAAAAGCAGTGTTCACAGTGTGCTCAGCTCCAAGCTGGCTGGTGATGTGGCTCAGCTCAAACAGAAGGCCCCGGTTAAAAGGAATCTCTCAGGAACAGGCTCCAGGGACAAGGAAGGTTCACCTTGCAGCTTAAACCTCAAGCATGCACAAAGAAGTCAGGGTGGAATCAAAGGTGAATCCAGACGAGAGTCGGGAGGACAAAGTGATACAG GAGCCAGTGTGGACAGTACTACCCAAGAAAGCTGGTCGGGACAGGTGCGGCATGGAAGCAAGAAAGGCTCCACGCAGGGGCAAGGTTCCTCCTATTTTCACCAGGCCAGATCAAAGGTTCTACGTGGTCAGAGGCAGGAAGCAGCAAAGGAGGAGGAAAGCTCCTCAGCTGAGAGTGACTCCTCTGACCAAG aagatgaagaagaggagggaagTTATGAGACAGATGAAGGTCAAGATTTCAGAAGTCAACCTACAAGAGACATCACTTCAGGCCCATCCATGATGGGCCCCAGTCCTTCATCTATTGTGAAACTGGAAGCCAATCAGAAGGCcaggaacaaaaaacagaggCAGGAGCTGTATG GGTCCCAGATTCTATCAGTAGCAGAgagtgaagtaaaagtaaagaagAAACCCAACAATAGGTTGGGGATTGGCCCTGCTGTGAAAAACCTCCAACACCAGCGACCCGAGGGAGGTAGGAGAACATGTGGACCCAGGTCAAAGGAATCCAGGTGGGGGAGCCTCGGGACGAGAGGTAACCGCTACAGGAAGACCTTTGGAATGGCCACCTTCCCAACAACCAGTGAGAGGCTGAAGAGGGCGACACGCAAGAGCACAATGTTGAGGGGAGCAATCAGTAAG aggagaagctgctggtcaGTCGGAGCATCTTCTATGCAGAACAATGATGGAAGCAGAGGACAAAACAGCATGGACCAGCAG TCAAAGGGACGAGCCGTAAGTCGTCTTCTGGAAAGTTTCGTGGCTGACGAGGGCTTTCAGATAGATGGCAGCAGCTTctcagaagaggaggaggaccgTGGTCTTTCAAACAAGAGAAACCTGAAAA TTCCTAACTGCATCCTGACCAAAGAACACTTATGTGATGGACTGAAGGTGCTGATCTCCAAGGAGGATGAGCTTCTGTACGCCGCCAGGGTTCACACTCTGGAGATCCCGGATAT ctttagCATTGTTATCGACGGTGAAAGGGGAAACCGACCAAGAATCTATTCACTGGAGCAGTTGCTAAAGGAAGCT GTCTTGGATATACGACCAGAGTCTGAGGCTGTGTTAAGTGATGGAACTAGGGTGTGCGCTTACTGGAGCGAACGCTCACGGTGTCTGTACCCCGGCTACGTTTGCAGAG GCGGTTCAGTTGATGAGGGGAAGCCAGGAGTGATGGTTGAGTTTGATGATGGAGATCGGGGGAAGATTTCTCTGCCAAACATCCGACTTCTTCCTCCAGGATATCAGATCCAGT GTGGGGAGTCTTCTCCTGCTCTGCTGGCACCAAGTGGAACATCAGCCAAGAGAAGTTCCAGTCTGGAGCAGGCCCCAATCAGTGACAGGCCTTCTGACAGACTGAGCTCCACCATTTCTCTGTCAAACACCCAAAACCTAACTGTTATCAAAAGAAGACCTG GGAGACCAAAAGGCTCAgggaagaaacaaaagcagcaacagGCAGAAAATGCCAACAAAAATCCTCCAGCTTTCCTGGGTTGGAGTTCACTGGGTAACACCCGGAAGAGACCTGCTGACAGTCTGTTTCAGTTTAACGGGGCACCCAGGAAGGCCTTGAGAGGAAAGGACGATGccttgttttcttctcctcaaACGCAGTCCCTGACCTCCCAACCAACCAAAGGCcttttcagcagcagctcctttGAGGTGGATTCTTTTAGAAGCATTGCAAACGGCTATTCCTCCTTCTGTTCTCAATCTGCAGGGGCAGGACCTGGTTTATCTATGGTTCCCAGGACTGGCATGTACAATGAGAAGCGTAGGCAAGATGACATGGTTGCACCAAGGAGCAGAAAGTCTGGACAGGAATTTCTTATCAAATTGGACCACGAAGGAGTGACATCTCCCAAGACCAAGAACAGCAAGGCACTGCTGCTGAAAAGTGAATATTCCAGTGTGAGCAGTATGCCTAAAACTGAGGCATACTCTCACCCAGTCCTGCTGGTCAAAGACAACAAGAAAGGTGGTGCCTCCAGAGTGGAACTCCTCCTAAAAGGAACCACTCCACAAAGAAAGCCCTCTCCTTCTCTGCGGCAGGAGAAATATGGTGATCTGGGCTTCAGTTCTCACAGAGAGTGTCACCCTTCCTATTCTGATCtggatgatgaagaggaagaggaagagagaaggCGGGCTGCACTGGCTGCAGCCACAGGAGGACTCAGGATGCCTGGTCGTTTTCTTTCTCGcctctctgtctcctcctcctcttctggTTCTTCAAGTTCTTCCTCTTCAGGCTCCCTTTCCAGTTCTAGCTTGTGTTCATCAGACAACGATTCATCCTACAGCTCAGATGATGAGGATAGTTCGGCACTGATGCTCCAAAGTTGCCTGTCCTCTCACCAGGGACTGCTGCCATCTGCGGAACCCTCAACTTCTTCAAGGCCTCGGCAACATTCCTTTGTCGCCAAAGCTGTTGCTGTTTCCAGTGCCAAAGGAGGCCCGTCAGAGCAGTTGTCCAACAGCAAGCCCTTAAAGAGGAAGGAATGCATGGCTGGAGTCTCTAAACCGACAAAGGAATGCATGAAAAAACCACGGATGCTTCCAGATGACACTTCATTTATTCCGAGACCCAAGGTATCTGCATTCCTGGCTGGCCGGCAGATGTGGAGGTGGGCCGGAAACCCTACACAG AGACGAGGATTAAAGGGCAAGGCCCGGAAGCTTTTCTATAAGGCTATTGTCAGAGGAAGAGATACTGTAAGAGTTGGTGATTGTGCCGTTTTCCTCTCGGCTGGACGTCCTAATCTCCCATATGTGGGTCAAATCGAGAATTTCTGGGAATCCTGGACCTCAAGAAtggttgtcaaagtcaaatgGTTTTACCACCCTGAGGAGACCAAACTAGGCAAGAGACATCGTGATGGCAAG TACGCCCTTTACCAGTCGTGTCACGAGGATGAGAACGATGTCCAGACAATCTCTCATAAGTGCCGGGTTGTAAGCAGGGAGGAGTACGAGTGTCTGACTCGCAATCAGAAGCCAAACAGTAGTTATCCTGACCTGTACTACCTGGCTGGGACGTACGACCCCACCACCGGTCAGCTGGTCACTGTAGAGGGGGTTTCTATCATGTGCTGA